A region from the Kineothrix sp. IPX-CK genome encodes:
- a CDS encoding sulfite exporter TauE/SafE family protein, producing MDYLMIIAALLAFFVKGISGFANTLVFTTITGFGYNNVNITPVELILGYPTNLVIAWKERRNTDYKIWLLPALLVCLGSIPGMLFLKSGNAQYIKIFFGIIVIGLGVEMLFREYKIKQRKSSKLVLFIIGALSGLLSGLYGVGALLAAYMSRTTKDSSSFRGNICVVFIVENTFRIIVYIILGIINKEIFVKAVLLIPFMALGLAGGMLSSKFMPEKTGKMLVIIMLIISGAVLVINNI from the coding sequence ATGGACTATTTAATGATAATCGCGGCCTTGCTCGCCTTTTTCGTAAAAGGGATAAGCGGCTTTGCGAATACGCTGGTATTCACCACCATAACCGGTTTTGGATACAACAATGTGAATATTACCCCGGTAGAGCTTATTTTAGGGTATCCGACCAATCTTGTCATCGCATGGAAGGAAAGGAGGAATACGGATTATAAAATATGGCTTCTTCCGGCGCTTCTCGTATGCTTGGGAAGCATTCCCGGAATGCTTTTTTTAAAAAGCGGAAATGCGCAGTATATAAAAATATTCTTCGGGATCATCGTTATAGGCCTCGGAGTGGAGATGTTGTTTCGGGAATATAAAATCAAGCAGAGAAAATCCTCAAAACTGGTGCTCTTCATTATTGGGGCGCTTTCCGGACTGCTTAGCGGCTTATATGGAGTCGGTGCTCTATTGGCCGCATATATGAGCAGGACAACTAAGGACAGCAGCTCCTTTAGGGGAAATATCTGCGTTGTATTTATCGTTGAAAATACGTTCCGAATTATTGTATACATAATTTTAGGGATTATTAATAAAGAGATTTTTGTAAAAGCCGTTTTGCTGATTCCTTTTATGGCGCTTGGACTGGCAGGAGGAATGCTTAGTTCAAAGTTCATGCCGGAGAAAACAGGAAAGATGTTAGTGATCATTATGCTGATCATTTCCGGAGCGGTATTGGTTATAAATAATATTTAA
- a CDS encoding sugar ABC transporter permease — protein MKKKLTLGQKHNLTGWTFLMPAAVLIVAMSFVPMVQALILSFKTGIGNNMTYTGITNYTRMFKDAVFMQSLKNNFFYLIIQVPIMLITALVLASMLNNKDLKFKGFFRTAIFLPCATSLVSYAIIFRSLFAVDGFVNNVLINLGILHTGYNFLGHPFSAKIIIIVALVWRWTGYNMVFYLAGLQNIEYSVYEAAKIDGASPFQSFRKITVPLLKPTILLTAIMSTNGTLQLFDESMNLTNGGPANATITMSHYIYNISFKYVPNFGYAAAMSYMILILVAVLAFIQMKVGDKRD, from the coding sequence ATGAAGAAAAAACTGACTTTGGGACAGAAGCACAATCTCACAGGCTGGACATTCCTTATGCCTGCGGCGGTACTGATTGTTGCAATGAGTTTCGTGCCGATGGTCCAGGCGCTCATTTTGTCTTTTAAAACCGGCATAGGCAATAACATGACCTATACGGGAATAACCAACTACACACGGATGTTTAAGGATGCAGTCTTTATGCAATCCTTAAAAAACAATTTTTTCTATCTTATCATACAAGTACCGATCATGCTAATCACGGCACTGGTGCTGGCATCCATGTTAAACAACAAGGATTTAAAATTTAAGGGGTTTTTCCGCACGGCGATTTTCCTTCCCTGTGCGACCTCGCTGGTGTCCTATGCAATTATATTCCGCTCCCTGTTCGCGGTGGATGGGTTCGTGAATAATGTTCTGATTAACCTCGGAATCTTACATACAGGCTACAATTTCCTGGGCCATCCCTTCAGTGCGAAAATTATCATTATCGTAGCTCTCGTATGGAGGTGGACCGGCTATAATATGGTATTTTATCTGGCAGGATTACAGAATATCGAATATTCAGTATATGAAGCCGCCAAAATAGACGGGGCATCGCCCTTTCAAAGCTTTCGAAAGATTACCGTTCCGCTGTTAAAGCCTACCATTCTACTGACGGCTATTATGTCAACCAACGGTACCTTGCAGCTTTTCGATGAATCGATGAACTTGACCAATGGAGGACCGGCAAATGCAACCATAACGATGTCACACTATATTTACAACATTTCCTTTAAGTATGTTCCTAACTTCGGATATGCGGCGGCGATGTCGTACATGATTTTGATATTGGTAGCAGTACTGGCCTTCATACAGATGAAAGTAGGTGATAAGCGTGACTAG
- a CDS encoding carbohydrate ABC transporter permease, producing the protein MAFSYIFLTIVSLLSIFPLYWMVVASTNKSVDVVRGTLIPSTYFIENLKNLFAAQKVGTAMFNSFQYSIILTVISLIVCSLAGYGFEIYHDKGKDMVMAIILLAMMVPFAATMIPLFQMFSQAKLLNTAIGFVLPTISTPFLIMMFRQSARSFPHDIIEAARIDGLSEISIFFRMFIPTMRSTYAAAMTITFMNAWNNYLWPKVIMQDNDSITMPMLVANLKEGYFTDYGMLMLGVLLCTIPTVIIFFMLQKSFAEGITGAVK; encoded by the coding sequence ATGGCTTTTTCCTATATATTTCTGACAATAGTGTCATTACTGTCTATATTTCCGCTTTACTGGATGGTAGTGGCTTCCACCAACAAAAGTGTGGACGTAGTTAGAGGAACTTTGATTCCCAGTACTTATTTCATAGAGAATCTGAAAAATCTTTTCGCTGCTCAGAAGGTAGGAACAGCAATGTTCAATTCCTTCCAATATTCGATCATACTTACGGTTATTTCCCTCATTGTATGCTCTCTTGCCGGCTACGGCTTCGAAATATACCATGATAAAGGGAAGGATATGGTAATGGCTATTATCCTTTTAGCTATGATGGTTCCCTTTGCGGCGACCATGATTCCGCTGTTCCAGATGTTTTCGCAGGCGAAGCTTTTGAATACTGCCATAGGCTTTGTTCTGCCCACAATATCCACCCCTTTTTTGATCATGATGTTCAGGCAGAGTGCCAGATCATTTCCCCACGATATTATTGAGGCTGCGAGGATCGACGGTTTGAGTGAGATTTCCATATTCTTCCGGATGTTCATACCTACCATGCGCTCCACTTACGCAGCTGCGATGACGATTACGTTCATGAATGCCTGGAACAATTACCTGTGGCCTAAAGTGATCATGCAGGATAACGACAGCATTACGATGCCCATGTTAGTGGCGAACTTAAAAGAAGGCTACTTTACGGATTACGGAATGCTTATGCTGGGCGTACTGCTTTGCACGATTCCTACGGTAATCATTTTCTTCATGCTGCAAAAGAGCTTCGCGGAAGGAATCACCGGAGCGGTGAAGTAA